The following nucleotide sequence is from Spirochaetales bacterium.
CTCATGCAAAACAGATGCTGTCATATGAGGCTCCTTGAATAAAAAGTTTTATACATTATATAACGCATAGAAAGTGACCGCTGCTTTAATTTTATTCTGAAACCGATAAAAAACCCATGCCTCTGCGTTTTTTGTAAGAGATGGCTTATATATAACCACCAATTTATTATTCAACGATAATTATTTGAACAATAGCTGTCGGGCATCTGTGGAAGGCCGGCACCTTTCATTTAAACATCCTGTTAACCGTAAAAAGATCAACACTCTTTTAAAACCGGTGCCGGCCGATCTGCTGTTTTTAAAACATTTTTATTAATAATCAATTCCTCTTTCACTGTGCTATCTTTCGTTATAGTATTAGCGAGAAAAGGCCCGTATGCATTGAAATTCGGGACAATAAGGAATATATTCTCATGAAGGAGCTGGTTGATGAATAGAAATATAATGAAGAGACTCGCATGGTTCTGCATATCCGCCATGCTATTGATATTCGAAGCGTGTCCGCCTCCCGAAGACGGCAGAGCGGTCGCACTGGGAGTGGAGGGGGAATACGCACCCTATCTCCATATTCCTTACCATAAAATCTACTATGCCCGGGCCGGAACGGAATACAGTACGGACGATGAAGCCACATGGACGGCCTGTCCCGGTTCGATCTTCGATATTAATCTTGACGAAGGGGACCGGGTATGGATCCGGGATATAGACGAACCCGCGGACACACTTTTTCTGGGTGAAGTGAAAGCGACCGGCGGAAAAGCGGATTTTCTTGCCTGGGAAAAAATCTATGCCGGAGAAGGAAGTTGGGAAGACAAGGCGTACGGGTATCCCGGCCAGAAGAAAAAAATATTGTTTTACTTCGATAATATCGGAACAAGATCGGACAGTGACTCGAATCAACGGATCAGGTTGTATCTTTCCGGGGACAGAACGATCACATCATCGGACACCCTTTTACGCGACATCAAGTACACCTATAACTGTCCCGTTGGTGAAGTCTTCGGGGGCCAGGAAGAGTTTACGGTGCCCTCCGTCCCATACGGTACGTATTACATCGGTTGTATCATAGACGCGACGAATGTCATTGCCGAACTGAACGAAGACAACAACACGACGCCCCCGGCGTGCACCGCCGAGTTCCATGTCCAGGACCCGGACGCGAACACGGGAAGCGGGGCGTTCAAGGTTGTCAATTCATGGGGTACCACGACCAGCTGGCAGAATGTCGGGGGCGACGGCCATTACTGGATTACCTATGAGGTCATGAAAAAACAGCAGATGATGATCTATTATTTTTATAACGATTTCAGCCACGTCTACAAACCGACCATTGTCGCCGTGTTCCGCCTTACCCACCCCCAGCGAAACAGGTGCCGCGTGGTTGCCGGACTCGGCAATCCCTCATCTCCTTATATGGAAAAGGAACTTCAGCTGCGGGACGGGGACGATAAAATTTACAGCGGCGCCGAACCGTTTCCCGCGAACGATATCGTCCTCGACATCTCCGAGTTCGCCCCGGCGATCAATGACTTCGACCTTTTTCTTTCAGTTGAAAACCGCAGTACGATTGACAATTGCATGGTCGGGGATTTTTCCGCGGAACTGTATACGAATTACGACGACGGCCCCCCCGGCGACCAGTCCTTCACTGCGGAACTCGAATCCCTGCCGTACACCATAGCCCCGCTTTCGACGGGCACCCTGACCCTGGCCACAAAGGGGATGGTGACGGTGGATCCCGAACAGATCCTTCCTTTAACCCGCTCGGCGAGCTCTCGGGCCGTGATCACCGAAGGCATCCCACCGGATGACGAACTCCGTAGCGACATGAAAGCAGGCGGGGTTTTTCGGGAAGGTGTCACGTACAATATCGTCACTCAGGACGGCCACGGGACCGGCTACCGGCCCCCCACGGAATCACAGTGGAAAAGCATGAAGAAACTCCGCGGGGTATCGCCCCCCTCACTCACGCGGGGGGTGGCGGTGGATCAGGAGGCCGATCATTCGGCGACACAGTATTTCCCGCCCGTCGGGGAACAGGGCGATAAGGGCTCCTGCGCGTGTTTTGTCATGGGCTATTATATCACGACCTTCAACGAGGCAAAGGAGCACAGCTGGGACTTGAGCGGCGCGTCATGGACCGGGGGAGCGCCGGATGCAGGCCACCGGCAATACATCTTTAGTCCAGACTTTCTCTACCACCAGATAAACGAGGGTCTCGACGACGGATCGAGCATGCTCCATGCCGCCTCCATGGCGATCAGGATGGGGTGTTCAAGCTGGCTCGAGATGCCCTACGAGCTTGACGATTATACAATATGGCCATCCGAAGCCGCGTTCAGGGAAGCCGCGCGTTACCGCGGCCGCGAGGTGGGAAACCATTACTGGGAATACGCGCCGTGCGGCTATTTCATCATCTATACCGACGCGGACGTCAACATGCTGAAACACCTGATCGCCTCCGGGTACTGCGTCGGGACGTCGATTCATGTGGAAGCGGTGAGAAATCCTAATGACTTTTATTATTACCTCGACGACAATGATGTGTTTTGGGATGATTCCGTTTCAAAATTCACCGACCTGAATCACGCCCAGACTATCGTCGGGTTCAAGGACGGGACCGCCTGGAATCCGTCAAATCCGGGCGCATGATGATTGAATATACGGGGCGGACAGGAAGCGGCCGCCGGGTGGGCGGCGTGAAATTGACGATCCTTACGTATATTATCATATCCGGCCTCTGCTTGTGCACCTCTTCCCGGAAGCAGGCTGTCGGTGGAGGGAATATCAGCCAGCCGGAAAACCTCGCACAGCCGGCACACAACAAAACCGGCGCCTTTGAAGCGATCGATACCGGGTCGGCCATAGCGGTAAAGACCTTCGCGTTCCTGAAGGAGACATTGGAAAAAGCCCGCCCGCATCTTTCGCTGCATTCGGTAAAGGAGGCGGAAAGCCAGGTCGTTCAGGGCGTCAATATCAGGCTGGTCTGCGAATACAGCCTTGAAGGCGATGATACGCCGCGGCTCCTCCGCGCCACAGTCTATTGGGATCCCGGCGGGAATCCCTCTCTCACGGAAGCATCACCCGATGACGAAAGGGATTCCTGAACCCCCGTGCTTTTCGACGCCGATCTTTCACTGGTACAGTTTTCCCGCCTCACCTCCGCGTTTGTCGACAGTTCCTCGCTGATCTACATGGACAAGACGGGGTGTCTGGGGGAGGTTGTTTCCGCAATAATGCTTAAAACGATTCCCGAAGTCACAGAAGAAACGGGTTTTACGCCGCCTGGCGTATCGGTCTTCACCCACTCTTTTCCGGAACACGACACCGACAGCCTTCTGCTTAAAGCCGCCGCCGGGGAAACATCCCCGATTATATCGGAAGACAAATCACTCATTCTTCGGGCGGACCGGGCCCGGCTCCCCTGTTTCAATACACTCATGATGCTTCTTTTTCTGCTTTACAAAAAGAGAATCACCGGACCGCAATACCGCTCTTTTTACGACCGCCTTGTACCGATAGCACGTTATGGAGAATACGTTCTCCGTTTTGGAGAGGAAACGGCGGTGAAACTTGGCGCCGGACCGGATACGTGAGAGTGGTTCATTCCTTGATAAACGTATAATTTTTTTTCATGAACAATTCCAGACAGATATCGACCGCGCCGTTGTCATAGAGAATCCCCTTGTTGTTGAACACCTCTTCGAGCGCTTTGTCAATGCCGAGGGCTTCCCGGTACGGCCTGCGCGAGGCCATTGCCTCGACCACGTCCGCGACGCTGATAATACGCGCGGGGACATTGATATCCTCGTCTTTCAATCCCCTGGGATAGCCGCTTCCGTTCAACCGTTCGTGGTGCTGGAGAACGACTTCCGCGATCGGCCACGGGAAATCGATCGCCTTGATTATATTATAGGCCATCATGGGGTGGGTTTTGATTAAATCGAACTCGATGTCCTTGATTTTACCCGGTTTACTGAGAATATCGGCGGGAATATAAATCTTGCCGAGATCGTGGATAATGCCGGCCATACGGACCGTTTCGATCACATCGGGGGGCAGATTCATTTCCTGCGCGATCCGCCGCGCGAGATCCGCCACACGTCGCTGGTGGCCGGCCGTAAAGGGATCCCTTGTTTCGATGGCCTTGACGAGGGTATTGATGAACGCCGCCATGGCCTTGCGGAATTTTTCAAGATGAAGCTGTAGTTCCTTTTTCTGCTTCTCGAGTTTGTTTTTGTTCATTTGAGACCGGCGGAAGATAAGGCTTCCGTAGAGAGCATTGCTTATAATCCGCCTCAAATTACTGTAGATCCCGCACTGATGTATGTTGAACGGGAAAAGGGTAAAACCGAAAATGTGATCCGTATAATTGAGGCAATGGACAAGATAAGCGAATCGCCGTTTGTGTTGAAAAAATTTTTGCGGAAGAAGGCCGCGGGACGGAAAAACGACTTCGTCATCATGAAGATCGATCCGTTTTGAGTCTTTATAAGCGAAGAGAAGCCGCGATATCCCGTCTGGACCCGCCGGGCCTTCGTAATAATACGAAAGATAGAATTCATCGATTTTCAGAAAAGCGAGTTTACGGGAAAGAATGGAAATAAACTCGTCTTCTTCCATGGTCACGACGAGGGAATCACGGATATCGTTCAGCGCATGGTTATACTGCTCTCGTTCGAAATTGATCCGCTTGTCGATTTGCGCCGTTTTTTTCTCTATTCTCTCGGACGCTTCCTGCCACGTCTCATTTATCCATTGCGATGAAGCATCCATCGTCACATTGTGGAGGATGACGCTGAAAAGCTCGTTCAGAATAGCTTCAATGATGTAAAAGGTCTCCATCATGCGAAACACATTTCTGAGAAATGAATCCCAGGCGAGGAGGAAAGCCGCCGGATTTTCCGAGCCGATCATTTCAGAAAACTGATTGACAAGTCTTTCCGCCTCTGTCCGCATTTCCGCTTCATCCCTGAAAAAGTACAGCCGTCGCAGGTGGCCGATAATGTTTTGCTTTATCGCCGTTTTCTTTTTATCAAATAACGCCGTTAAGGTTAATGTCCGTTCACCGGTTTTTTCCTTATTGTATGGGATATAGTATCCGAAGGTGCACCCGCAGGATTGCCGGATGACCGCTTTTGTCTGTACGAACGTCTCGGAAGGTACTTTTTTACCGGCTATCCGATCTAAAAGCACCGTCAACGCCGTGATACCCACTTCCCGCAAAGGCTGGCGTACCGTGGTCAGCGGCGGTGTCATGACGCTGCTGTTTTTCAGATCGTCAAACCCGGTTACGGCATAATTACCCGGAACATTGAATTCAAACGACCGCAATGCGGTTATTGCGCCAAAAGCCATATCGTCACTGGCGGAAACGATGGCATCGAATTCCGTTCTACCGCCTTCGATGAGTTTTCGTACTTCCTTTTCGGCGGTCGTTGTATAGTATTCCCCGTCCAGAATCAGGCTTTCGTCGACGGGAATATTCCTCGAAGCTAATGTGTCACGGAAAACGGTCAGGCGGTCTTGAGCATCCCGGTCATGTTCGGTCCCCTTGATGAAAACGAATCGTCTGTATGAATGCTCATCAATGAGGTGATAGAGGATTTCCTTCATGCCGTGCTTGTTGTCGACAAGGACACTCGGGATTCCGTCGATCGAACGGCCGACACTCACCATCGGGATGGGGGTATAGCCCTCACAAAATGCTTTAAGCCGTTCATCAGAAAGACGATGGGCTATTGTTCCCAGAAAAAGAATAAGACCGTCGACGATCGCCGCATCCGGAAAGGAAAACATGATATTGCGGCTGGCATCGTGCATATCCGCTTCTTTCGCCCTGTCGAGGACGCCGCCCTCATAGCAGATGAGATTGATATCATTCACCGCAGCCATATCATAAATACCGGTAAGGATACTGACATGATAATCGCTTTCCGTCCAGTCGATGAGAATCCCTATGGTCGGCCTGTTTTTATGGGCTGCTTTCGCCGTATTCGTTTTCCCCTTCCGGATATCCAGTTATGCTACTATAAATATAAAAAAAAGGTGTGCCCGAGTAAAGAAAAAAAATAAACCGATTGAGTAAAAATCCGCCCTCACAGTATGTCCGCCGATCGTCGCGGACTTTTGCCGTGAGGATATTCGGTTTCTTCCGCTTCCAAAACGATGTTTTGAAAGGAGACGCCTTATTATTTGTTGCGAAGACCTCCGCATTTATACTATACTTTTACTGGTAATCAAAGGGTATCATGCGGAAAAAATATCGTTTGAAAAAATGGAATAATTCACCTTTTACCATAGGATTTATCACGGAAAAGGTCATCGGCGGATTCAATGCACCCCTCTGGCAGGGAATCGTCCACGGCGCGGAAGATCTCAAAATAAATCTCATTACCTTTGCCATCAATGAAAGCACAATACGACAGGAGAAACAAAAATTCGTTAACGACATCTACCCTTTGATCGGTCCTCATAATATCGAAGGGCTTATCATCAACTACGGTATCCTGAGTATTTTCGGGAGTAAAAAGAGAATCACCGATCTCATCCAAAGCTTAAAACCCATGCCGATCATTTCCATTGCCGTTCCCGTCGACGGTGAACATTTCCCGTGTATTTCGGCAGACAATTACAACGGCATGTTCGAAATCGTCAATCATCTTGTCAATACACACGGAAAACAGCGGATTGCCTTTATTCGCGGGCCTAAAAATCATCCGGAAGAAGAAGAAAGATTTCGTGCGTATGAGGATGCCCTCGTATCCAACGGTATTCAGGTCGATCCGGTGCTGGTCACTTCACATCTCAACTGGTCCGGAATCGTTTCGGCAAAACGGGCCCTCTCTCTTTTTATCGAAAAAAACAAAGACGGTTTCGACGCCCTTATCGGGGCAAACGATACCCTTGCCCTCATCGCCATGGATATATTAGGGCGAAATAATATCCGCATTCCCGACGATATTGCCGTCTGCGGATTCGATAATATCGATGCGTCCTACATCAGTACGCCAAGGCTTACCACGGTCCAGAACGCGACTTTTGAAATGGGGAAAAAAGCGGTGGAAACCATAATCGCACTGCTAAAAGGTGAAATTGTCGCGGAAACCACAACTATCCCCTCACGGCTGATCATACGGCAATCTTGCTGCCCCTCATCGCCCGACGTTACGTACCGGTCTTCACAATTCGAAGATCTCGAACATGTCATTATCGAACGAAAACTATCAGGGAAAAAGGAATACTTCGAGCTTCTCATCGATGAGTTTACAAAGCGGGTGGTACAGCTTGTCCAGGATATCAATATCGATCAATATATGTCGGTGATCGAATCCCTTCTCGAAGCCATGAAAACCGATATCATCGAAGAAAAAAGCGGGACTTTCCTTCCCTTGCTTTCCGATATCATACAAAAGGAGTCCATCAGGGGTAATATTTCGTTATACCAGAAGATATTCCGGCTTCTCCACGATTTTCTGACCCACCATTGTCCACTCTCCGACTTTTTGCTTCGGGCCCAGGATCTTCTGCTTGAGGCCCGTTACTGCATAGAAAACCGGTTCATGCAAGAATACCATTATCAAAAGCAATACCTCTCCGCCCTCACAAACGATATGAGTATTATCAAGTTCGAGATGGAAAGTATATCCACCTATAAAGATCTTATCGCAAATATCGATGCACAGGTACGAACGGCCGGAATTAAAAGGGCGTTTCTTTTTATGTATAACGAAGCGGGTGTGCCTTCATCCGAGTGCAAACTCATCTATTCGCTTACCGATATATCAAAGGAAAGGCCCGGTAAAACTAAAAACGGAATCCACTCGCATTCCATTATTTCACCTGATATTTTACCGCTTGCAGACCGGTTCTCGTTACTGGTACAACCATTAAGATCCGCCGAGGACGCGTTCGGATTTATCGTTTTCGAAGTATCTTCGCATGAAGGTTATCTTTATTTCGATATATGCAGCCATCTCAATAATTCATTGAGGGTGCTTCTCTCTGTATATAAACAACAGAAAATAATGAACGGTATGATTAATGCCCTCATCCATGCCGTCGAATCACGCGATCCCTATACCGCAGGACACCTTAAAAATGTCGCGGAACTCGCAACGGCAATCGCCCTTGAAATGGGATATTCGGATGATGCGGTGGAAGGTATTTTCATGGCGGCATCTATTCACGACATCGGTCGTATTTCCGTCCCCGCGGAAATCCTCTGTAAACCCTCAAAACTCACGGAGATTGAATATAATATCGTGAAAACTCATGCACAAATCGGTTTTGAAATTCTTGAAGAAATATCGTTTCCCTGGCCGATTGCAGAGATCATCCATCAGCATCATGAAAGACTCGACGGATCGGGATATCCGCGCGGACTGACCGGCGGCGACATCCTGCCTGAAGCACGTATTCTGGCCGTCGCCGACGTTATCGAGGCGATGTCCTCCTACCGTCCGTACCGTCCGCCGTTCAGTATCGATGAGGCGCTCGAGGAGATCATCAACAACAAAGGGACGCTCTATGATCAAGCCGTTGTGGATGTTTGTGTCAGACTTTTCAGAGAGGAAGGATTTCAGTTTTGAACGCGCGAAGCCCGGAACTGCTCAATATAAAAACAGCACGGTGCCTATCGACATTTTTTTTCAACCTCAGGTATGACACTTTTTATAACCAATGGTTTATAGAAATCCGTAATTCATAGAGGAGAGTTATCGAAATGAATTCAACTTCCGTACCGGACTATATCCTTGCATATACCAACTGGGTATTGAATAACATGAAAAGGGACGGTTACCCGATAGAAACCCACAAATGGGAAGGAAAGGTGCTGAAGATCATCCTGTCCGATAACGGAGAGGAAAAAGATATTCTTTCGAGATTCAAGAAAAAATGCGAAGGAAAACTGGACGGTATCGGCATCGAAATAATCCGTCCTTAATGCTATTCGTTTTAGTGGAAACATTTCTTTCTTTTCTCTTCTGAAAACATTTCCCGCTTTTCAAAACAACTTACAAATTTCAGCAATTCTCCATTTTTCCGAAGGATTTTTACCAGTCAAACGATTATCTCAATAGTCGGAATGAAATTCGGAATATAAATAAGGAGGAAACGTATGTAAAAAACCGGGCATATCGAAAAATGTTTCAGTTAAAAAAATATTAATCGAAAGGAGAAAACAAATGAAACATAGTAAAAAAAGTTTGATCACGATACTTTTCTGCGTGATCGTGCTTTCCCTTACGGGATTGCTGTGGGGGCTGGATACAAAAGGCGGATTTAAACTCGATCGAAAGGACGATACCTGTGCATATCCGGTATATACGTATACCTATGACAGCCAACCCAATATTAAGTATTTCAGATTTACATTAAGCCCTTACTTAATGTACGGCTGGTCGACATCAAAAGCCTTCAATGGGGGAGATTCGGCCGGGGAAGGTTCAAACGCCGAAATACTCAGCGCTATCAAGGATATAAAAGAGAAGATCCCCTGGTTCATCAAGATTGACGATATAAGGGCAAAACCGCAAATATTGGAAATTTATACCTATATCAATGTTGATTCCATTCAAAAAATCACCGTGAGATTGAAAAGTTATACACAATCGGATCTTCAAAAATTCATACCCTTCAATCTTTTCACCGAATGGCTTAAGCCGGTACACCTGAACTCGTTCAATGATCGCTTCGATCGAAACTGCGACCGTGTTTTCCGGTTTTCCGATCAAACGCAAATCGAGATGGCCCGGGGATTTATCGATTCTTATAATTCGAGCGCAAAAGATCTTACGGATAAAATAAAAACGGACGGTTTATCGTATGTGGTTGTTAAAAAAGACGACAAGCAATTTCCGTATCCACATTTTTCGAGTTACCTCTTGACTGATCCTGGAAGTAAAATCGCGCCTGATATTGAAAAGATTCCCGGAGTGCATGAAAAATATTTCACGAAAAAAAGGAATACATCCGGCAACATTGTTGAAGAAGAAATGGTAAACTTCCTGCACAAAAAACCGCAAGATCATAAACTGGGCAAAACCCTGACTTCCCGCGAAATCCATGACTGGTCGGGCAGAGACCGTAAACCATTGACGCAAGACGAAGTCATGAATAATTGCAGTGCAAATGAAATCGCTTTCGCGCTGGGTCTCGAACGGCATATCGCTCCGAACTCGACACCGGTAACGAACAACAATTCCTGTGATAATTTCGGATATGAGTGGCTGCATCTTGTCGCACATTCGTTGGGTCCGGCAGCCGGTTTGAATAATAATCCCCAGCATAAAAAAAACCTGGTAATTGGTACAAAAGCGGCGAATACGCTCATGATTAATCATGAGCAGATCGTCAAGATTCTTGCACTGAACGGTTTTGATGTAACGTTGACCGTCAAGGCGATTCCGTTTGAAAAAACCATTGGCGGCGAATATCCCCTCTGG
It contains:
- a CDS encoding substrate-binding domain-containing protein, which codes for MRKKYRLKKWNNSPFTIGFITEKVIGGFNAPLWQGIVHGAEDLKINLITFAINESTIRQEKQKFVNDIYPLIGPHNIEGLIINYGILSIFGSKKRITDLIQSLKPMPIISIAVPVDGEHFPCISADNYNGMFEIVNHLVNTHGKQRIAFIRGPKNHPEEEERFRAYEDALVSNGIQVDPVLVTSHLNWSGIVSAKRALSLFIEKNKDGFDALIGANDTLALIAMDILGRNNIRIPDDIAVCGFDNIDASYISTPRLTTVQNATFEMGKKAVETIIALLKGEIVAETTTIPSRLIIRQSCCPSSPDVTYRSSQFEDLEHVIIERKLSGKKEYFELLIDEFTKRVVQLVQDINIDQYMSVIESLLEAMKTDIIEEKSGTFLPLLSDIIQKESIRGNISLYQKIFRLLHDFLTHHCPLSDFLLRAQDLLLEARYCIENRFMQEYHYQKQYLSALTNDMSIIKFEMESISTYKDLIANIDAQVRTAGIKRAFLFMYNEAGVPSSECKLIYSLTDISKERPGKTKNGIHSHSIISPDILPLADRFSLLVQPLRSAEDAFGFIVFEVSSHEGYLYFDICSHLNNSLRVLLSVYKQQKIMNGMINALIHAVESRDPYTAGHLKNVAELATAIALEMGYSDDAVEGIFMAASIHDIGRISVPAEILCKPSKLTEIEYNIVKTHAQIGFEILEEISFPWPIAEIIHQHHERLDGSGYPRGLTGGDILPEARILAVADVIEAMSSYRPYRPPFSIDEALEEIINNKGTLYDQAVVDVCVRLFREEGFQF
- a CDS encoding substrate-binding domain-containing protein — translated: MAAVNDINLICYEGGVLDRAKEADMHDASRNIMFSFPDAAIVDGLILFLGTIAHRLSDERLKAFCEGYTPIPMVSVGRSIDGIPSVLVDNKHGMKEILYHLIDEHSYRRFVFIKGTEHDRDAQDRLTVFRDTLASRNIPVDESLILDGEYYTTTAEKEVRKLIEGGRTEFDAIVSASDDMAFGAITALRSFEFNVPGNYAVTGFDDLKNSSVMTPPLTTVRQPLREVGITALTVLLDRIAGKKVPSETFVQTKAVIRQSCGCTFGYYIPYNKEKTGERTLTLTALFDKKKTAIKQNIIGHLRRLYFFRDEAEMRTEAERLVNQFSEMIGSENPAAFLLAWDSFLRNVFRMMETFYIIEAILNELFSVILHNVTMDASSQWINETWQEASERIEKKTAQIDKRINFEREQYNHALNDIRDSLVVTMEEDEFISILSRKLAFLKIDEFYLSYYYEGPAGPDGISRLLFAYKDSKRIDLHDDEVVFPSRGLLPQKFFQHKRRFAYLVHCLNYTDHIFGFTLFPFNIHQCGIYSNLRRIISNALYGSLIFRRSQMNKNKLEKQKKELQLHLEKFRKAMAAFINTLVKAIETRDPFTAGHQRRVADLARRIAQEMNLPPDVIETVRMAGIIHDLGKIYIPADILSKPGKIKDIEFDLIKTHPMMAYNIIKAIDFPWPIAEVVLQHHERLNGSGYPRGLKDEDINVPARIISVADVVEAMASRRPYREALGIDKALEEVFNNKGILYDNGAVDICLELFMKKNYTFIKE